The Pongo abelii isolate AG06213 chromosome 3, NHGRI_mPonAbe1-v2.0_pri, whole genome shotgun sequence DNA window TATTCTATAtgtaatatacacatatagtatacatataatatatattatgtataatatatattatatacacatatatacatacaatatccACACACATTTATATTGGCTTTTAATCTAGATTGTCTgagcaaaaaaattaactgtcgtctggagtttttttttgtaaactcaACCTAAAATACCAATTTTAGCTAGACGCATTGTCATCTGTTGGTAATTTACATGAGGAATTGTGAAAGAATACCAGActgaagggaaaagagaaattatgctctgaataaaaaataaataaataaattatacagaaaaggagaaaaagctaAAGTTATGGTCTGGAACTATGCTATAAGACAGAAGTAAGCATAGtaattttctcctttcagtttCTACCATGTATTCTGCATGTACTTGATTGGGGAAGTAATAGTAATTAACAGTTTTCTCTGAATGGGTGCTGTATGCAAGACCATTGGCTAGTTTAACAACAATGAAGCATGTTTCAACTCAACACCCTGGATTCAACAAATAGAATGCTAGTATGTCCATTCCTGATCCAAGACTATTTTTTAAGGTATTAAAAAACAGATATTGTTTAAAATGTGagagattttactttttaaattccaAGTGCACTTTTGAgttattttactttgaaaattaatAACTGTATCagcacttaaaaatatatccaaTATAATTAAATGATTCTCCaaatttatttccttgagcacCTGACAATATTCCCAGGAAACCTCTCCCTGCTATGTTGCTTCCCAGAATTCACAtttctgtgtttcaaaactgcacttccTTAGAGAGAAAAAGGTTAGAAAATAACGCAGACTACAAAAGGCATAGTgtatgtgtgggggtgggggtgaggaatTAAGTCCCTTGCACTCTAGATTAAgttgcatttatataaaatttaaagattattggtCTTTATATAAAGGACACattcaacaacatttattaaatatatttttatactattttaaaattcaagtgattcacaaaaacaaatattacagCATAGCGCTTTATTCATGCAATCATAAAGTCGATCTGTATTCTTCAAGTACATTTTGAATTTATAATGCGAACAGTTTAAGGCATAACTCTTCCCACTCAAATCTAGGTCTTTCTCAAGTGAGACACTAGAGTGAGAGAGagtagaaaaggaggaagagatagGGCGAGAAGAAAAGGAGGGGGGGACAGAGATGaggacaagaaagaagaaagaagggaaagagaaaataccGTCTGAAGTCCACAGGCTTATCTATCCCAAGCATTTCTACCCCAAGCATGTGGGCATCATATCCAGGTTGTAACAAAGAGGTGACTATGGCGTTTCTTTTTGGCTCCAGACAGGCGGATTCAGCCTGCATTGCATGCATGTCTGTCACCTCATCTAGGTCCCCATTCCTTCCGGAGTTGTGAGCTCCAGATCCAAGAGTGCCCAGTGCACGGTGCTGGGCACGCTGTCCCTTGGCGAGGCTGCCACAGGTTCCTGGGTGTGCGGACAGGGGCGTTGGTGCATTGATACGTTAGGCGGAGGGAGGAGTACCATCTGCCAGAGTCTCATCTCGAGCCCCACGTTTTCTGGCCATCGCGGAGGAGTGTGCGAGGACAGGTAGCCCTCGCAGTGACAAGGCGCGTTGAGTGCGGTCGTGCAAGGCGGGGGAGGAGCGGGGTGGCACGGCTAAATCTTAACCGGGGCCCCGGGTGTTTGCCGACCCAAATAAAGCCGCCTTGGGTTTCCACGGTGTCCTCCAGAAGCTGCTGCCTGAGAACTCTGAGCCTCAGCTCTGTCTTGCTTCgggatcctcttcctcctccttccccaccccctacCTGGCCTGAACGGCGGAACGCGCGGCCCGGGGGATCCCCTCTCCCTGGGACCGGCCCAGTCCCGGGTCGCCTCCACCTCCCGCAGCCGCCGCGCCCGGACTCGCCGCGCTCCCGCCGGCACCATGGAGGAATTCCTGGGACAACCGCCTGCAGCCGGCGACTTTTCCCCAGGAATCTCTGGCCTGGCGCCCTTTGGGTGAGATGACGGCGTGCTGGCATCCCTGTCCGTCCCAGATTACCCGGAAAAGCCCTGGCAGGGAAAGAGAGGAGCCGCGCAGGCTGGGAGCTCCCACTCCTCCTCCAGCGTCACGCTCGCCCTCCGCAGCTGCCTCGCGTCCGGCTCTGTTTATATAGCGTCTGGAGGCCGGGCGGCATTGCCCACCCCCGCCAGGCGGCCCGCCCTCCCCTCCTGGGCTCCGGGCTCCCGCACGTGGCAGACACCAGC harbors:
- the LOC103890546 gene encoding uncharacterized protein LOC103890546, translating into MPARRHLTQRAPGQRFLGKSRRLQAVVPGIPPWCRRERGESGRGGCGRWRRPGTGPVPGRGDPPGRAFRRSGQVGGGEGGGRGSRSKTELRLRVLRQQLLEDTVETQGGFIWVGKHPGPRLRFSRATPLLPRLARPHSTRLVTARATCPRTLLRDGQKTWGSR